Proteins encoded together in one Urocitellus parryii isolate mUroPar1 chromosome 3, mUroPar1.hap1, whole genome shotgun sequence window:
- the Pik3cg gene encoding phosphatidylinositol 4,5-bisphosphate 3-kinase catalytic subunit gamma isoform — MELENCEQPVILREDNLRRRRRMKPRSVAASLSSMELIPIEFVLPTSQRDTKIPETALLHVAGHGNVEQMKAQVWLRSMETSVAADFYHRLGPDHFILLYQKKGQWYEIYDKYQVVQTLDCLRYWKMLNKSPGQIHVVQRHAPSEETLAFQQQLTALIGYDVTDISNVHDDELEFTRRRLVTPRMAEVASRDARLYAMHPWVTSKPLPEYLSKKITNNCIFIVIHRSTTSQTIKVSADDTPGAILQSFFTKMAKKKSLMDIPESQNEQDFVLRVCGRDEYLVGETPIKNFQWVRHCLKNGEEIHLVLDRPPDPALDEVRKEEWPLVDDCTGVTGYHEQLTIHGKDHESVFTVSLWDCDRKFRVKIRGIDIPVLPRNADLTVFVEANIQHGQQVLCQRRTSPKPFTEEVLWNVWLEFSIKIKDLPKGALLNLQIFCGKAPALSGKASAETPSSESKGKAQLLYYVNLLLIDHRFLLRHGEYVLHMWQISGKGEDQGSFNADKLTSATNPDKENSMSISILLDNYCHPIALPKHRPTPDPEGDRVRAEMPNQLRKQLEAIIATDPLNPLTAEDKELLWHFRYESLKHPKAYPKLFSSVKWGQQEIVAKTYQLLARREVWDQSALDVGLTMQLLDCNFSDENVRAIAVQKLESLEDDDVLHYLLQLVQAVKFEPYHDSALARFLLKRGLRNKRIGHFLFWFLRSEIAQSRHYQQRFAVILEAYLRGCGTAMLQDFTQQVQVIEMLQKVTIDIKSLSAEKYDVSSQVISQLKQKLETLQNSNLPKSFRVPYDPGLKAGTLVIEKCKVMASKKKPLWLEFKCADPTALSNETIGIIFKHGDDLRQDMLILQILRIMESIWETESLDLCLLPYGCISTGDKIGMIEIVKDATTIAKIQQSTVGNTGAFKDEVLNHWLKEKCPIEEKFQAAVERFVYSCAGYCVATFVLGIGDRHNDNIMISETGNLFHIDFGHILGNYKSFLGINKERVPFVLTPDFLFVMGTSGKKTSPHFQKFQDVCVKAYLALRHHTNLLIILFSMMLMTGMPQLTSKEDIEYIRDALTVGKNEEDAKKYFLDQIEVCRDKGWTVQFNWFLHLVLGIKQGEKHSA, encoded by the exons ATGGAGCTGGAGAACTGTGAGCAGCCGGTGATTCTGAGAGAGGACAACCTCCGCCGGCGTCGGAGAATGAAGCCACGCAGTGTGGCGGCCAGCCTGTCCTCCATGGAGCTCATCCCCATTGAGTTCGTGCTGCCCACCAGCCAGCGGGACACCAAGATTCCCGAAACGGCGCTGCTGCACGTGGCGGGGCACGGCAACGTGGAGCAGATGAAAGCCCAGGTGTGGCTGCGCTCAATGGAGACTAGTGTGGCCGCCGACTTCTACCACCGGTTGGGTCCGGACCACTTCATCTTGCTCTACCAGAAGAAGGGACAGTGGTACGAGATCTATGACAAGTACCAGGTGGTGCAGACCCTGGACTGCCTGCGGTACTGGAAGATGCTGAATAAGAGCCCAGGTCAGATCCACGTAGTACAGCGGCATGCGCCCTCCGAGGAGACCCTGGCCTTCCAGCAGCAGCTCACCGCCCTCATCGGCTACGACGTCACTGACATCAGTAACGTGCATGACGACGAGCTGGAGTTCACACGCCGCCGCCTGGTCACACCTCGCATGGCAGAGGTGGCAAGTCGCGATGCCAGGCTCTACGCCATGCACCCCTGGGTGACATCCAAGCCCCTCCCTGAGTACCTGTCAAAGAAGATTACCAACAACTGCATCTTCATTGTCATCCATCGCAGCACGACCAGCCAGACCATCAAGGTCTCAGCTGATGACACCCCAGGTGCCATCCTCCAGAGTTTCTTCACCAAGATGGCCAAAAAGAAGTCACTGATGGACATCCCCGAAAGCCAAAATGAGCAGGATTTTGTGCTGCGTGTCTGTGGCCGGGATGAGTACCTGGTTGGTGAAACACCCATCAAAAACTTCCAATGGGTTAGGCACTGCCTTAAGAATGGAGAAGAGATTCACCTAGTGCTGGACAGGCCTCCGGACCCAGCCCTGGATGAGGTGAGGAAAGAAGAGTGGCCACTGGTAGATGACTGCACCGGAGTCACCGGCTACCATGAGCAGCTGACCATCCATGGCAAAGATCATGAGAGTGTGTTTACTGTATCCCTGTGGGACTGTGACAGGAAGTTCAGGGTCAAGATCAGAGGCATTGATATTCCTGTCCTACCCCGAAATGCAGACCTCACAGTTTTTGTGGAAGCAAACATCCAGCATGGGCAGCAAGTTCTTTGCCAAAGAAGAACCAGCCCCAAACCCTTCACAGAGGAGGTGCTCTGGAATGTATGGCTCGAGTTCAGTATCAAAATCAAAGACTTGCCCAAAGGGGCTCTACTGAACCTCCAGATATTCTGTGGCAAAGCTCCTGCACTGTCAGGCAAAGCCTCTGCAGAGACTCCCAGCTCAGAGTCCAAGGGCAAAGCTCAGCTTCTTTACTATGTAAACCTGCTACTGATAGACCACAGGTTCCTCCTGCGCCATGGGGAATATGTGCTCCACATGTGGCAGATATCTGGGAAGGGAGAAGACCAAGGGAGCTTTAATGCGGACAAGCTCACGTCCGCCACCAACCCAGACAAAGAGAACTCAATGTCCATCTCCATTCTTCTGGACAATTACTGTCACCCAATAGCCCTGCCTAAGCATCGGCCCACTCCTGACCCCGAAGGTGACCGAGTTCGAGCTGAAATGCCCAACCAGCTTCGAAAGCAACTAGAGGCAATCATAGCCACTGATCCACTTAATCCTCTCACAGCAGAGGACAAAGAATTGCTCTGGCATTTTAGATATGAAAGCCTGAAGCATCCCAAAGCATATCCTAAGCTATTTAGCTCAGTGAAATGGGGACAGCAAGAAATTGTGGCCAAAACATACCAACTGTTAGCCAGAAGGGAGGTCTGGGATCAAAGTGCTTTGGATGTTGGGTTAACAATGCAGCTCCTGGACTGCAACTTTTCAGATGAAAATGTCAGAGCCATTGCAGTTCAGAAACTGGAGAGCTTGGAGGACGATGATGTTTTGCATTATCTGCTGCAGCTGGTGCAG GCCGTCAAATTTGAACCATACCATGACAGTGCCCTGGCAAGATTTCTGCTGAAGCGTGGCTTAAGG AACAAAAGAATCGGTCACTTCTTGTTTTGGTTCTTGAGAAGTGAGATCGCTCAGTCCAGGCACTATCAGCAGAGATTCGCCGTGATCCTGGAAGCCTATCTGAGGGGCTGTGGCACAGCCATGCTGCAGGACTTTACCCAGCAGGTCCAAGTCATCGAGATGTTGCAAAAAGTCACCATTGATATTAAGTCACTCTCTGCTGAGAAGTATGACGTCAGTTCCCAAG TTATTTCACAACTGAAGCAAAAGCTTGAAACCCTGCAGAATTCTAATCTCCCCAAAAGCTTTAGAGTTCCCTATGATCCTGGTCTGAAAGCAGGAACCCTGGTG ATTGAAAAATGTAAAGTGATGGCCTCCAAGAAAAAGCCCCTGTGGCTTGAGTTTAAATGTGCAGATCCTACAGCGCTCTCCAATGAAACAATTGGAATCATCTTCAAACATGGCGATGATCTGCGCCAAGACATGCTTATTTTACAG ATTCTACGAATCATGGAGTCCATTTGGGAGACTGAATCTTTGGATCTGTGCCTCCTGCCATATGGTTGCATTTCAACAGGGGACAAAATAG GAATGATCGAGATCGTGAAAGATGCGACAACAATTGCCAAAATCCAGCAAAGCACAGTGGGCAACACGGGTGCGTTCAAAGATGAAGTCCTGAATCACTGGCTCAAAGAAAAATGCCCCATCGAAGAAAAG TTTCAGGCAGCAGTGGAGAGATTTGTTTATTCCTGTGCCGGCTACTGTGTGGCAACCTTTGTTCTTGGAATAGGCGACAGACACAATGACAATATTATGATCTCAGAAACAG gaaaccTATTTCATATTGACTTTGGGCACATTCTTGGGAATTATAAAAGTTTCCTGGGCATTAATAAAGAGAGAGTGCCCTTTGTGCTCACCCCAGACTTCTTGTTTGTGATGGGAACTTCTGGAAAAAAGACAAGCCCACACTTCCAGAAATTTCAG